The genomic region TCGACATCGGCAACCCGCAGGACCGGCTCCGCGTCAGGCGATGCCAGCGTCGGCTCGGCGGCATGGCATGATTGGCACTTCCGGTCAAAGCCAAAGGTGCCGAATGATGCCTGTACCGTCGCGTCGCGCCATGCGCGGGCGTGCATCGACGCCTCCCACTCGCGCCAGGCGTCTTGATGACATTGCTGACAGGAGGTGTGGTCGAGTTTTGCGCCGTCGCCGGCAGGTATGCTCGTGCGACGCGAATTAATCCCCGTGACAACAAACAATGCGGCTATGAGCAATCCGAAGACTGCGGCCACGAATATGCGGACCGTGCGCGCCACTTGAGCTTTCATCGGAAAAGTGGCCGTCGTCCTTGTTCACTGCGAATGATCATTGGCGTCATTGTTCCGATTCGGACTCGGCGGGTGCGGCTGTTCCGGACGGCGGCACGGTCGCGTCGCCGTCCTGTGCGTCGGGACTTTGAATCTGCTGCAACTGCTTTGACAATTCGCCCAATTGCTCGATGCTGCGGCTGATCTTTTCCAACTCGGCGCGATCTTCGGGCTGCTCTGAATCCTCCAACTGCGACGCGATGGAAACCAATTCCTCGATCTTGGCGCTATTCGTAAGAATGAACTTCTGCGCCGTGAGGTAGTCATTCACTTTGATCAACGCCTCGATCGCGGCTTTCGCCTGAGGCAGGACATCCTCCACGCGACTTATATCTTCGTCGACCCACACCTCGTAAACGAACTTGCGCGCCTTTTGTTGCTCGGGCGACTTGATCTTCCATGCCTCTTTCAGCCGCTCTACGCGTTGCAGGACTTTGGGTTGGTCCGGCAATTCCTGGAGAGATTGTTCGTAATTGGTGATCGCCTCGTCGAAGTCGCCCGATTGCTCTTTCGCTTTGCCGATGTCAACCGCCACCTTCGCGCGAGCGCGCTGATCGTTGACCTTGATGACTTCGCTCAGGCTGCTTTTCATGGCCTCAACCGTGCGCAGGTCGTTTTCGATCTGGTCGAGGGAAGCGCTGATTCCGGCGAATCGTTTGGCAACGTCGATTTTCAGGCTTTCTGCCTCTTTGCGCAGCCGTAAGGTGAGAAGCTGCGCGGGCGAGGCCAATTGATGCAAATCGTCGGCCAATTGTTCTGCACGCTTAAGGGCCTCTTCGTAACGTTTGTCCTGCTTGAGTGCGTTGATTTCGTCGACACCGAGGGTGTGAAAACTGCGCAGAAAGAACAGGTCTCGGATCAAAGAATGTATGCGTCGTTCGAACTCAGCCTTCATGCCGGCCGCGCGGTCGCGGGGAATCCGCACCGTCGCCTCGATGGACTCCGACGTGATCACCAGCGGCAAAAGGAACTCGTCGCTATGTCCCTGCGTGATTTTGATAAACGCCAGCCGATTTAGGGGCTTTTTGGAGACCACGTAACCATTGCGATCAGGCGCCCCTAGGAGATCGGCATCCGTGATCTCGGAGAAGCCGCGATCATTGGCATACACGATGCAGTTCGATAACGGATCACGGGTCCGTTCATCTTGAATTCGCAAGGTAAAGTCCCCTCGCACCGGCGAGATTTTAATCGCCTCGAAGCGCACGACGCGGGATCCTGTTTGCCAGGGGTTCTTCAGATTGGTATGAGCGTGGTACTCAATACCATTTTTTCCTTGATCAACTACCACCACGGTATTGGGGATCTCGCTATGAACAAGCGAGCCGTCGGGGCGTTTCTCTACCCTGACTACTTGCATAACGCACGGCAGCTGCAGAACTTGATCCAGTTCGTTTTGCCACTTGCTGCCTTGGAATTTCAACTCCACCCGTCCCTCGTGGAAAAGTACCGTCGCCACAGGGCTGAACCCCTGGCAAATGGCCAGACAAGCGTCCTTGCCGACCAGTTGCCGATCGGAGATCGACGTGCTACGCACCGGTCCCAGTTGCTGCGTGCGCCCATCCCAGCGACGGAAGCGGATCTGGTATCCCGCCGTGGCGCGCTGGAAATCGAGGATCAAAACCTGCGGTTGCACGTGGTTTTCGATCAATGTCACCGATACCAGGTTCTCTAAATCTTCGTCGCCAAGCTGGGCGCGCACGGCTGCCAGGCCGACGTCGTTATCGTCTTTGCGTTCGGCATCCCCCGCGGCCTGTCCGTTTAAAGCGTCGTAGAGCTCGACTTCCACATTGACTAATGGACCGAAATAGCTGGTCAAGTGGTCCGAAATCTGGCGACGAATCCGATCGATAAAAAATCGTGAGAAGAGCGGTGTCTTGCTAAATCGCAAAACGACAACCAATCGGTAGGGCTCGCCGGCGTCTAACGACAGCAACTGATCGTCGGCTCGCGCGGAGCACGCGATCGCAAGAATAGCCAGGAGAATAAATAGTACGCGCAACGTACGCACCGATTAGGGCCTCGCGGGAGTAAGCGACCAGTCCTGGACATCGCCAAAAAGCGTCCAGGGGTCGAGTGTAATGTTGTGCAGCCGATCACTGACGGCCACGTACGTATCCAGTTGCCAAAGCGGAATCACGATGGCGTTGGTGGCGATGTGCTCATGGATCCTGTTAGTCAACTCGCGGATCTTTGCAAATCTTTTATGCTCGCGCAATTGGAAGAACAGATTTACTAGATCGGGATCTGGGTCGTAGCCCATGAAGTTCGTGCCGGGGTCCTTGGCCTTTGGATCGAATAGCGGCCAGAGCCAATAGGTGGCATTCAGAAAGTCGTGCCGCCAATAGACCAGATCGAAGTCGTGCTGCTTGACGACACGATCGTAAAACTCCCGGACGTTTACCGGTTCGATCTCGATCTCGACCCCGACGTTTTGCAAGTCGTCTTTGATGCGGCCGCAGGCGATTTCGGTATTAGGGTCATCGTTGGGATACAGGAGGGTAATGGGTCGAATCGTACCGAGTTTCTTCTTGGCAAGATCCAGGAACGAACCGGCTTTGATTCGCTGAAATTGTGGCACCGTCGTGTTGTACGCCCACGAATCGTGAGGAAATGGTCCGGTGAGCTGACAATTGGCCCGGTCGTGCGCGTTTTCGCGAAAGTACTGGTTCAGAACTTCCTCGCGATCGATGGCGTGGGCGATCGCGAGCCGAAAATTACTGTCCGCAAGCGGCGTATTGGGCTGCGCATAGTTGGGCGCCAAGAAATACACGCTCGGAGTATTCAGGCGCTGCAGCGTGCTCTGTTTGCCGGCATGCGTGAGCGCATCCCGATGGGCTTTCCGGACGCCGTAGATCATGTCGACTTTCCCGGCGAGGAATTGGTCAAAGCCGGGCTGCGGCTCCATCTGGTGGAATTGAATCTCTTTGATCCGCGGCAATCCGCGCTCACGGAAGCGCGGATTGGCCCGGAAGCGCACCGTATTTTGCCGGCGTTCGGCAAGAAAGTAAGGCCCGGTGCCCACGGGTCGCTCGTTCAATTCCTCGAGAGCCACTTCGACGGGTGTGCCTTGCGGAAATCGATACTTCGGCAAGATCCAAAAGTCCATGAACGACATGGGCTGCCAATGGTCCATTTTCAGCAGCAAATCAACGCGAAACGGATCACCATGATCGTGGCTGACATTTTCCAGCATCGAAACTTGCGCGCTCGCCCAGGGATTTTGTCGTTGCAGTTGCTCAGTCCAGATCACGTCCTCGGCGGAGAAGTACATGCGGGCTTCCCCCTTCTGATCGTGATCACACCATTCGCAGCGCCGCAATTGGAATTGTCGGCCGCGCGCCAGCGGAACCGGGGAATCCTCAGCCAGGCAGGGACGGTAATACAGCCCGCCGTCCACGCAATTGGTCCAGCGCACCAGGCTTTCGAAAATCAGAGATGCGGCATGGCGATCGACCGGAGTCTGCACCGAGAAGGGAGAAAAGTTCATCGGCAAATAGGGATACGCGCAGCGCATGATGGGATATTCTTTGTCCCAGGCCTGACGATTGAGATCGACCAGGTCCAGCTCGGGCCAAATCTCTTGCGCAGCATCCAGGTATTGGGCAGCCCGTTCCCGGTCGCCGCTCGTATTCGCCTCGGCTGCCAGCTTGACCTGCCCTCGCGCCAGGTCAGCCATTTCGCGGCGCAAAAGCGCGGCGCCGCTGCTCTCGCGTGACCGGAGAGCGTGATCGAGATCGGCCAGCCGATCTCGCGCCTCGGAATACTGCTCTTGTTCGAACGCGCGGCGCGCTAGCCGCAAATAGGCGGCGTCATACCGATTGAGGAGTTGTACTCCGTCAGGATCCACTTCGGCGAATTGACTCTTCAGTTCGTCACACTTTTGTGCGGCTTCCAAATAGTGTCCCTGCGCTATCAAAGCGTCTACCGCACAAAGTCGCAGGTTATAGAGCGCCACCAAAAGCGGCTTGTGCAATAAGGCGCCGAATTTGTAATCCTTGCGCAGGTTGCGCTGGACTGCGGAATCGTGCTCATCGACGCCGTACTCGAGAATCTTCGTGGCGATCTTAAAGGCACTTGCCGGGCGCTTGCTGGAGACGACCCAAGCGGAACCCGGCTTCGTCAACTCTTCGAGGGAGACATTCAATCGTTCCGCGGCGGCACTCAGTATTCGATTCTCAAAGTATTGCACTTCCTTGATGTCGGCCCCCGGAATATTCCAGGGGATGGCCGCTTCGCGTGTCGTCCCTTCCTTGTAATACAAAAACTTGTACTCGCGCGCAGGCTCGATAAACGTGACATCCAAAAAAGTGGGTAGCAACTGTACCTTAACGGGGAGCTTGCGACTTCGAACAACGATCCAATCACAGGGGTGAAGTCGTACATCAGTTGGCAACGCGGACGTTGCATCCGCCGGACGTGCCGGTTTTGTCGTGGTGGACGCCGCACCACTCTCCTCTTCGGCTTCCTCAGCGGCCGGCGCAGCGGCGTCGGTTTTGGTGGGCTCGGCGCCGTCTTTTTGATCGGCCGGTTCCGCGTCATCCTCCGACGCGTCGAGCTTCGATCGCGCCGGCGCTTCCTCCTTTGGCGGCGCTGCCAGGGCTTGCGCCTGCGGCGGCCCCCACCCGGTGCCGCCCAACAGGGCCAGCATAAGGAGGATCGTTCCTTTGACAATTGTGCGAATCATATTTGCTCGCTCGGTAGCGTTCTGGCCGTCAAGGGGACACGAGGGTCATCATCATTTTATAGTCGGCGGCCTCATCGAAGCCCGCCTTACTGCAGGTGTCGTGCATGTGCGACAAGATTTGGCGCGCGAGCGAAAGGCGGTCTTCGCCGGCTCCGCGAGCGACGGCCAATGCCGATCTGTAGTAAGTCAGCGCGGCCTCTGGTTTGTCGATATCCGCGAAGTGAGCGCCAATATTGTTCAGTATTTTGCTGCGGTCTCCGTCATCAACCGCATACTTTGCCAAGGCGCGCAGCACGCCGACCACGCGTTTATCTTGGTCGGAAATGGTTTCCGACGTCTGGTAATTTGGCACAGCCACGTCCTCATGCGACGGACGCGCGGGCGATTGTTGCATATCAAGGCGCATTTGCGAGATCGCCGACGTAATGCCGAACACGTTCGCGACGTTAAAGACTTCGGCCAGGTCGATCTCGGCCGATGCCCGATCCCGGGCGCCGCGGCGTACGAGACACTCAGCAAGGTTTAGATGCGCAGGCGCGAAACAAGGATTGATGGCCAATGCCCGATGAAATGTGCGTTCGGCGGCCTGCCAGTGGTCTTGAGCGGCATAAGCGGCCCCCCAAAAATTAAGTAAGAACGGTGTTCCATGTACGTCCATCGCGCGCGCGCCGCGCTGCAGAAGCTCTCGATCTCGCACCTTTTCGTCCACGGCGAAGAAGCGCCGCATCTTACTGTATTCATCGATGAAGTCCTTTTCGATTTCGGCCGTAATCGCTGTTTCGTTCTGCCGAAAGCGAACTCGGTGCGACCCGCGCGAGAGAAACAAGAAAGGCGCCGGCGACGCGGACAGCTCGGCAAGGTTAGAGAGTGGCAGCCGAAATCCATCGACATCCACCATGGCGGCGCCGGCGGGAATACGAATACTGTAGCGAGCCTGAATCGTTTGGCAGCGAATGTCGTCGTATTCCACAGAAATGCCCACCATGCCCGGTCCGCGCTTCGGGCGCTCGCCGGACTTGACAGCATCTTTTGCAGGTCGCGGCGCCGAGCGCTCCAGCTGCGACGACTTGGGGCCCGCATCCGCCGGAGAAGTCGCCGAGGTGCGGGTCTGCGGTGTTTCGCTCGCGGCGCGCGATCGCGGCAACGTCGGGCTCAGCATTACCGCCAGCGCACAGCAAATCATGCCGAATACCGTCAACAGTTGTGGCGACGGATGTGCTTGCATCTCGCGCGATGTTGTTCGGAATCGTCTCGCCATCGTGCAATGCCTAGTAGTGGTTGAGAAGAATCACAAAGACATCTTGCGTCAGGCCGTCGCGAGCGATAAACGCCAGCTCAGGAGTATCCGCCGTGGGATTTACGGCTAAATCGTTAGGAGTCGTACATCGTTGCGGGTAATCGACTTCGATCATTGCGCCCGATTTGACGTCAATTCCAACCAGCGGGTAATACGCTTGCTTGTGCCGGGCGTGCGAAAATCCCCAAATGCGTTCATTTGTGGGCTCCCACGCGGGGCCGGAAGATTCAAAATCTACGTTGACGACGACCTGTTCTCCCAGGTCGCGCACTTGCCCTACATTGTCGACAGGCGCCAATGCGATCTGCCAAGGATGATTCTCTCCCGACTTCCGATGATAGAACGAGACAAAGCGCTCGTCGGGAGACCAGCAGGGACTGCGCACATCGTCTGACGCGTTGATCGGAACGACCTGCTCGCGCTCGGTGCGAAGATTGCGAATCACCACATTGTAGGCGCCAATGCGCCCCGCCCCTTCTCGTTGTCGCGCGATGAGAAGCCGCGTGCCGGTTCGATCCCAGCGCGGTTGAGAACCGCTTCCCAGTTTCTGGCCGGATTCAACACTTTCGCCGTCCGTCCAGGCTTCATGGATCAACTGGCCATTGCGTTCGTACACCAGCCGGCAAATCCCGTCCGTCCGTCGATACAGTGCCGGGTATACGTTCCGCGCGGTGTCCTTGGTCTTGGCAACAGGCTCGGCACCATCTTCGGAAACATAAATCTGCGCGGCCTTGGAATCGCGAGTCGTGCGCGCGAAGGCGTAGCTGGCCGCACTATTGACGCCCCAACGCAGCATCTGGTCGTTCGCACCGTCGGCAGAACTCAGCAGAGTGGGCTGCAGGGCAGATAACGAGGAGAACATTAGTAACTTTGTCGATCCTGAACCGACGTCGCTGCGCTGGAACGCTAGACGCTGGCCATCGTCAGACCAACTCGGCAGGTAGTGATTATTTTTGTCACCGTGTAACTTCAAGAGCACCACCGTCTCGATCCGCGGACGACTGACGATATCGCGCAGTTCCCGAACTGTGGGAATGCGCATGCCTGCGACCAGTGGCCGTCCCAGCTTGAGCTGCCCGAATTCACCGTCCACTAGTTCCTCGGCACACGCGCCGGTCGAGAACGCAATCGTCGTGTACATAATCAGGGCAAAGGCAGCCAGCGTTACAAAATCCTGGCAAGAGCGACGCGGCCGCGGCCAGCGGTGAAGCCGGTCGACGCGTAAGGCGCACACATTCAGCGCATTGCGCCAAGTGCGTTTCAGCACACTCTGCCAAAGGGTCTTGATACGAATCGAGGGCATACCAAACGCCGCTTAATAGGGGAACTTCGCCACACGCGCAGTCGGTGTCTCGTGCAATACGATGGGTGTTTTGACCGCGGATTTTCCAACGGGGCGCATGTCGCACCGATAAGTGACCGGCTGCTGCCCAATGGCAACGACACGCAACAAGAGGCCGCCCTCGATTGGGTATTGCTCCCATTGCGCGGCATCCAATGGGGGCAAATCAAGGGTCGTCTGTTCTCGCTTCCAGGGTGCAATCTGCCACCAGTCCTGATGGTCGTCTTTGTCAGGTGCGAGTTGGCCTTCAATCGTGACGGATGATGCCGCACCGGGGCTGGCCACACGCTGCGCATTGCACCAGAGCGAATTGGCGTCGGCCGGATCGGCGGTGAAGGTAAATCGGCATTTCAAGTCTGCGGTCATGGCTTGACGCAGCTTTTTCCGGTCGGCTGGCGATAACGCCTCCGCGGCAACCTTTCCGCCACGATGGTTCTGCGCCTTGCCACCCATGGCGAAAAACACCGCGTTAAAACGAGGCGCCAATCGTTGGCGCGCATTTGCACCTTCGGTCTGTAATGCGAGTCCGCAGCGGTGCAGCTGTTCGTCGTACAACTCGTCCGCACAGAGCTCGCAGTACAGATTGCAAGCGTCGCGACCGCGCGCCGCTAGTAGAAAGTCCCTCTCGTCGCGCGAGAACCACTTCGAGTGCTTGTCGATAGCCGGCCGCATCTGATCGAGCACGGGCTGAGGGGCATTTTCCATCGCCCACTGGAGTGCAAAGTCACGAAATAGCTCGTCGTCGCCGCCCGTTGGCAAGGTCTCAACACGCGCAGCGAGATAATCTTTGACGGCTTGTTTAGGTTTATTGCGTGCTTCTTTGAGGCCCCGTTCGATGCCGTCCGCCAGCAAATTGCTGATATTGCTTCGGACGCGGGCCGCCACATCCTGGGAGCTAACGATTTCGAACGGACAGATAAGTTCGCCGTCCGAGTCTGTCGACCCGTCCGGCTTTGTTAGTTCGATGCTGTTACGACTCAGCAGTTCTATTTCCAGATCGCCAAAGGCGGGCTTCACGACCTCCAATTTGACTCGCCCGACGATCATTTCTTGAACGCCGAGTTCCAGTGTCATCTTGTCCTTATCGAAGACGATGCGGCGATCGCGAGTATTTTCTAGTAGATTTACGTGCAGGGTGTCCTTATGGACTTTCGCACTTGCCCCGGACTGCGCTCTTCCCATCGCCGAACACGCCAGCACCACGCCGAGAGTGCCGCAGGCAATGATTGTGAAGCTGCGGCTTGTCATAGTGCTAGTTCTCCGCATGCTTGGGCTTTGCCTGGGATGTCAGAACCAGCAATGTCCCGTCGTCCAAGGGAACTAGGAACTGGTCATGACCAAGGGGAACGGCGGCGGTGGCAGGACCGGCAGCGACCGGTAACTCACGGTTCCGATGCGTATGACCATCGTCCCAATTGAGAATTGTGAGCTGTCCTGCCTCATCAATTACCACCAGGCCCTCGTCGCTGGCAACAGGTTGGCCGCAAATTCGACCAGGCGTGGGCTCGGAGACCCAACGCAACTCTTTGGACGGAATGTCGATGCTGGCGACTTTGCGCGATTCCAATACCACGAGCGCGGACTGGCCATGGACGAAAGGGGACATGGTCGCGCGGCCAGGCAGAGCCACTTTCCAATGCTCCGGGGCAGCGTCGTTCCAATGGACGCCGTGCAACGTTCGGTCCCGGTCGGCGACCAACATATTGCTTGCGGACCAATCCGGCGGTAAGAATCCAGCTTTCGTCAACTTGATCGCGTTGCCAACTTCAAGGAAGCGCCACAGCCCCGCGTCACCACGCTGCAGCGCCAAGCGACGCACGGTGCCATGATCCGAGAGAATGAACAAAGACTGGTTGCCGTCAGACATCAAGACCGGCCGCTCGCCGATCAAGCCATCTGCCGATCTCCAGCGATAGGTGGGCAACTGTGCGGGGGGCGCCTGGGGATTCAATTCGCACAATTGAATGTTGCCGTCGTCGCAAGGAACGGCGAGACGTTCCCCCATCAGGCACGGCTGGCCGGAAATCGAAGCCGGCAACGGCACGATGTTCCAAGCTGATTGTTGCCTTTTCGGGTCGAGCACCTGGGCGACGTCGAAAATCGCCAGCCGGCGGCCATTGTCGATCACGGCGACTACATGCGACGGGCTGGCTGCCGGGCCTAACAGGTAGAATTGCGACGCAATCATGCCGGCCGTGGAAAAGCCCTTCACAGCCGGTTGAAAGGGTGGGGCGACGTGATCAGCAGGGACCACGCCCTGAGGGATCTTCATACGCCAAATCTGGCCGCCGTGGTCGACCAGCAACACGTGGCCGTCGTGTACCAAGGGGTTACTCCACAGACTGTGTCCCAAGGCGCAGCTCCACAGCGTCTTGCCCCCTTCGGCCTCGACTGCGGATAGTGTGTAACCGCGCCCATCCGGTGACATGAGTGTGAGATAAAGAGTCTTGCCGTCGCTGGACGTCTGAGACTCTTGTACAGGAATCCCCTCGATGCTCGTTGAGTCTCCGGTCTTGGGCCACACCGTGGTGATGCGCTGACTGGGAACGTCGAGCAGTCGTTTTTGCAACTTGCCGCCCGTTACGACCCACAGCAACTGTTCCTGCGAATTCACGGCTAAAGATCGCGCCGGATCGTCGTCCACTTTTACCGCGTCAGGATCGTCGATCATCCGATACAGGGCCTCCTCTTCGCTGGCGTCGATATTCAAATTGACGCCGTAGGCGCCGACGACACCCCGGTCCGTGACAAATGTCACGCGATCCGGCGCGACGAGCGGCGGGAGCCATGTCCAGCCCTCTAATGCCTCTTCCTTGAGAGGAGCATCGTGCGGCGAGCGAAAACCTCCCTCGTGAACACGAAAGACTCGCAACAAGGTGTTATCAAACCCTGCCGCCTGATTGAGGATCAAATACGGTCCGGCCAGGATCGGCTCGGACCGTAAGGATCCGCCAGGATGATTGGTAAAGAGAACCGATCGACAGGCCGGTCGCGACGGATCGTCCAGCACCTTGGGGTCGATGGCAAACAGCCGCTTGTTCTCTGCCGGAAAGTACACCAACCGCGTCAAAGGATCGTACTTTCCGCCG from Pirellulales bacterium harbors:
- a CDS encoding ABC transporter substrate-binding protein, with translation MIRTIVKGTILLMLALLGGTGWGPPQAQALAAPPKEEAPARSKLDASEDDAEPADQKDGAEPTKTDAAAPAAEEAEEESGAASTTTKPARPADATSALPTDVRLHPCDWIVVRSRKLPVKVQLLPTFLDVTFIEPAREYKFLYYKEGTTREAAIPWNIPGADIKEVQYFENRILSAAAERLNVSLEELTKPGSAWVVSSKRPASAFKIATKILEYGVDEHDSAVQRNLRKDYKFGALLHKPLLVALYNLRLCAVDALIAQGHYLEAAQKCDELKSQFAEVDPDGVQLLNRYDAAYLRLARRAFEQEQYSEARDRLADLDHALRSRESSGAALLRREMADLARGQVKLAAEANTSGDRERAAQYLDAAQEIWPELDLVDLNRQAWDKEYPIMRCAYPYLPMNFSPFSVQTPVDRHAASLIFESLVRWTNCVDGGLYYRPCLAEDSPVPLARGRQFQLRRCEWCDHDQKGEARMYFSAEDVIWTEQLQRQNPWASAQVSMLENVSHDHGDPFRVDLLLKMDHWQPMSFMDFWILPKYRFPQGTPVEVALEELNERPVGTGPYFLAERRQNTVRFRANPRFRERGLPRIKEIQFHQMEPQPGFDQFLAGKVDMIYGVRKAHRDALTHAGKQSTLQRLNTPSVYFLAPNYAQPNTPLADSNFRLAIAHAIDREEVLNQYFRENAHDRANCQLTGPFPHDSWAYNTTVPQFQRIKAGSFLDLAKKKLGTIRPITLLYPNDDPNTEIACGRIKDDLQNVGVEIEIEPVNVREFYDRVVKQHDFDLVYWRHDFLNATYWLWPLFDPKAKDPGTNFMGYDPDPDLVNLFFQLREHKRFAKIRELTNRIHEHIATNAIVIPLWQLDTYVAVSDRLHNITLDPWTLFGDVQDWSLTPARP
- a CDS encoding tetratricopeptide repeat protein, translating into MARRFRTTSREMQAHPSPQLLTVFGMICCALAVMLSPTLPRSRAASETPQTRTSATSPADAGPKSSQLERSAPRPAKDAVKSGERPKRGPGMVGISVEYDDIRCQTIQARYSIRIPAGAAMVDVDGFRLPLSNLAELSASPAPFLFLSRGSHRVRFRQNETAITAEIEKDFIDEYSKMRRFFAVDEKVRDRELLQRGARAMDVHGTPFLLNFWGAAYAAQDHWQAAERTFHRALAINPCFAPAHLNLAECLVRRGARDRASAEIDLAEVFNVANVFGITSAISQMRLDMQQSPARPSHEDVAVPNYQTSETISDQDKRVVGVLRALAKYAVDDGDRSKILNNIGAHFADIDKPEAALTYYRSALAVARGAGEDRLSLARQILSHMHDTCSKAGFDEAADYKMMMTLVSP